A genome region from Sphingomonas sp. BGYR3 includes the following:
- a CDS encoding LysR family transcriptional regulator produces MNLPDFEAWAIFARVVELRSFSGAADSLGVSKATVSKAIARLEQRLGTTLFHRTSRKLTLTESAKPLSERAAAILAEAEAAEEAARDQASAPTGLIRVAAPMTFGVHHVSAAIAEFLALNPGVEIDLTLSDAKIDIVAEGIDIAVRIADLPDSSLRARRVAPVAVYIVGAPALFDRIGRPKHPADLGRFPCIAYTNVAQLWHFRGPDGEEAAVRPQGPLRANNGEAMLPALRAGLGVARLPDFIVGKDLADGRLEAVLTEWHSASVALHLLTPPSALRPARVEALLTHLADRLRSSCAAA; encoded by the coding sequence GTGAACCTGCCCGATTTCGAAGCCTGGGCGATCTTTGCCCGCGTCGTTGAACTGCGTTCCTTCAGCGGCGCGGCTGACAGCCTGGGCGTGTCCAAGGCGACGGTGTCCAAGGCGATAGCCCGGCTGGAACAGCGGCTGGGCACGACCCTGTTCCACCGCACGTCGCGCAAGCTGACGCTGACCGAAAGCGCCAAGCCGCTGTCGGAACGGGCGGCCGCGATCCTGGCCGAGGCAGAGGCCGCCGAGGAAGCAGCGCGCGATCAGGCCAGCGCCCCCACCGGCCTGATCCGCGTGGCGGCACCGATGACGTTCGGCGTGCACCACGTGTCCGCAGCGATTGCCGAATTTCTGGCGCTGAACCCCGGAGTGGAAATCGACCTTACGCTGTCGGATGCCAAGATCGACATCGTGGCGGAGGGGATCGACATTGCAGTCCGCATCGCCGACCTGCCCGATTCCTCGCTGCGCGCGCGCCGCGTCGCCCCGGTGGCGGTCTACATCGTCGGCGCACCGGCGCTGTTCGATCGGATCGGCCGGCCGAAGCATCCGGCCGATCTGGGCCGGTTCCCCTGCATCGCCTATACCAATGTCGCTCAGCTCTGGCATTTCCGCGGGCCGGATGGCGAGGAGGCGGCTGTCCGCCCGCAAGGGCCGCTGCGGGCCAATAATGGCGAGGCGATGCTGCCCGCGCTTCGGGCCGGGCTTGGCGTTGCCCGCCTGCCCGATTTCATCGTCGGCAAGGATCTGGCCGACGGGCGGCTGGAGGCGGTGCTGACCGAATGGCACAGCGCCAGCGTTGCGCTGCACCTGCTTACCCCGCCCAGCGCGCTTCGTCCGGCGCGGGTCGAGGCGCTGCTGACCCACCTGGCCGACCGGCTTCGATCGAGCTGTGCGGCGGCCTGA
- a CDS encoding arginyltransferase, whose product MSAPFRFPRFFVTSPSPCPYLPGRQERKVFTELNGENAAELNDALGQIGFRRSQSVAYRPSCPNCQACVSVRVRAREFQPNASQRKLLRRHDDLEVTACRPWATEEQYALLRRYLSARHPVGGMSQMDEHDYADMVEQSPVNSYVIEYREPSVGGTPGRLVGACITDQQADGLSMIYSFFIADDDSRPGMGTYIILDHILRARTVGLPYVYLGYWVKGSARMAYKARYRPIEALGPNGWRLMPDDADTDTVTTRQRESA is encoded by the coding sequence GTGAGCGCCCCCTTCCGGTTCCCCCGATTTTTCGTCACCAGCCCCAGCCCCTGCCCCTATTTGCCGGGTCGGCAGGAGCGAAAGGTCTTTACCGAACTGAATGGCGAGAACGCGGCCGAACTGAACGACGCGCTGGGACAGATCGGCTTTCGCCGCAGCCAGTCCGTTGCCTATCGTCCGTCCTGCCCGAACTGCCAGGCCTGTGTCTCCGTCCGCGTGCGCGCCCGCGAGTTCCAGCCCAATGCCAGCCAGCGCAAGCTGCTGCGTCGGCATGACGATCTGGAGGTGACGGCGTGCCGTCCATGGGCGACGGAGGAGCAATACGCCCTGCTCCGCCGCTATCTGTCCGCCCGCCACCCGGTTGGGGGGATGAGCCAGATGGACGAGCATGACTATGCCGACATGGTCGAGCAAAGCCCGGTCAACAGCTATGTGATCGAATATCGCGAACCGTCGGTCGGCGGCACGCCGGGCCGGCTGGTCGGCGCGTGCATCACTGATCAGCAGGCGGATGGCCTGTCGATGATCTACAGCTTCTTCATCGCCGATGACGACAGCCGGCCGGGCATGGGCACGTACATCATCCTCGACCACATCCTGCGCGCGCGGACGGTGGGCCTGCCCTATGTCTATCTCGGCTATTGGGTGAAGGGATCGGCACGGATGGCGTACAAGGCACGCTATCGCCCGATCGAGGCGCTTGGCCCGAATGGCTGGCGCCTGATGCCCGACGACGCCGATACCGACACGGTCACCACGCGGCAGCGCGAATCCGCCTGA
- a CDS encoding glycoside hydrolase family 27 protein: MTDAGSVSRRSVLAGAAIGTAAAASLPAMARSAAGAPALAPRPPMGWNSWNSFATTIDEAQSLETARIMADRLLPFGYDIFAIDIQWYEPEARSYTYNRAPKPAMDDHGRLLPAPNRFPSSANGAGFRPIADKVHALGLKFGVHLMRGIPRLAVERNLPILGTRYRAQDIADRTSICPWNPDMFGVDMRRPGAQAYYDSVFALFAEWGVDFVKMDDMSRPYDAHAAEIEAAHRAIARTGRPILLSLSPGETPVPRADHVGRHAQMWRISDDFWDEWPLLEAQFTRLENWSPYIGRGGWPDADMLPLGRLALGERNTRFTPDEQRMVMTLWSIARSPLIMGGDLRHLDPPTLALLTNRAVLAVNQASNGNRPHFIADGTRIWSAIPDAAPGDRYVALFNLTAKPLEVAVPVTDLGLNRVSAVHDLWSGQRTAGVQGRFARTLPAHGAGLYRLVA, translated from the coding sequence ATGACTGATGCAGGATCCGTCAGCCGGCGGTCGGTACTGGCCGGGGCGGCCATCGGCACAGCAGCCGCCGCCAGCCTGCCCGCCATGGCCCGATCCGCTGCCGGCGCACCCGCACTCGCGCCGCGCCCGCCCATGGGCTGGAACAGCTGGAACAGCTTTGCCACCACAATCGACGAGGCGCAGTCGCTGGAAACCGCCCGGATCATGGCGGACCGGCTGCTCCCGTTTGGCTATGACATCTTTGCCATCGACATTCAGTGGTACGAGCCGGAAGCGCGAAGCTATACCTATAACCGCGCGCCAAAGCCCGCGATGGACGATCATGGCCGCCTGTTGCCCGCGCCGAACCGCTTTCCATCCAGCGCGAACGGTGCGGGGTTCCGGCCCATCGCGGACAAGGTCCATGCGCTTGGCCTGAAATTCGGCGTCCATCTGATGCGCGGCATCCCCCGGCTGGCGGTTGAACGGAACCTGCCGATCCTGGGCACCCGCTATCGCGCGCAGGATATTGCCGACCGGACGAGCATCTGTCCGTGGAACCCCGACATGTTCGGCGTCGATATGCGCCGCCCGGGGGCGCAGGCCTATTATGACAGCGTCTTTGCGCTGTTCGCTGAATGGGGCGTCGATTTCGTCAAGATGGACGATATGAGCCGCCCCTATGACGCCCATGCGGCCGAGATTGAGGCGGCGCATCGCGCCATCGCACGCACCGGCCGGCCGATCCTGCTCAGCCTGTCGCCCGGCGAAACGCCGGTGCCGCGCGCCGATCATGTCGGCCGTCATGCACAGATGTGGCGGATATCCGACGATTTCTGGGACGAATGGCCGCTGCTGGAGGCGCAGTTCACGCGGCTGGAAAACTGGTCGCCCTATATCGGGCGGGGCGGCTGGCCCGATGCGGACATGCTGCCGCTGGGGCGGCTGGCCCTGGGCGAGCGGAATACGCGCTTTACCCCCGACGAACAGCGGATGGTGATGACATTGTGGTCGATCGCCCGGTCGCCGCTGATCATGGGCGGGGACCTGCGCCATCTGGACCCGCCAACGCTGGCGCTGCTGACCAACCGCGCGGTCCTTGCCGTCAATCAGGCGAGCAATGGCAACCGGCCGCATTTCATCGCGGACGGGACGCGCATCTGGTCCGCCATTCCCGATGCAGCGCCGGGCGACCGCTATGTCGCGCTGTTCAACCTGACAGCCAAGCCGCTGGAGGTTGCGGTTCCGGTCACCGACTTGGGGCTGAACCGCGTGTCTGCGGTCCATGATCTGTGGTCGGGGCAACGGACGGCCGGGGTGCAGGGGCGGTTTGCCCGCACCCTGCCCGCCCATGGCGCGGGGCTTTACCGCCTGGTCGCCTGA
- a CDS encoding threonine ammonia-lyase, protein MATQAKSDTPLPVSIDDVRAAHDRVTGSIVRTPTLISHTLSQLTGATVYLKFENLQFTAAYKERGALNTLLQLDDAARAKGVIAASAGNHAQGLAYHGARLGVPVTIVMPKPTPTIKITQTEGHGANVVLEGETFDAAYAHARKLEAERGFTFVHPFDDPRIIAGQGTVALEMLADAPDIDTLVVPIGGGGLISGVATVAHATGRPIDVVGVQAELFPSMYNARNGTTLACEGDTLAEGIAVKQPGGHTRQIVEALVNDIVLVGERHLEEAVSLLVQIEKTVVEGAGAAGLAALLAHPERFAGRTVGIVLCGGNIDTRLLANVLLRDLARSGRLARLRIRLQDRPGALYHVAKIFHDQGVNIIEVYHQRVFTTLPAKGLITDIECETRDRAHLDRLIQALRDASYEVSQVELA, encoded by the coding sequence GTGGCGACCCAGGCTAAGAGCGACACCCCCCTTCCCGTCAGCATCGACGATGTGCGCGCCGCGCATGATCGGGTAACCGGATCCATCGTCCGCACCCCCACCCTGATCAGCCACACCCTGTCGCAACTGACCGGCGCCACCGTCTATCTGAAGTTCGAAAATCTTCAGTTCACCGCCGCGTACAAGGAACGCGGCGCGCTCAACACGCTGCTGCAACTGGACGATGCGGCGCGGGCAAAGGGCGTGATCGCGGCATCGGCCGGCAATCATGCCCAGGGCCTGGCCTATCACGGCGCCCGTCTGGGCGTGCCCGTCACGATCGTGATGCCCAAGCCCACGCCGACGATCAAGATCACGCAGACAGAGGGGCATGGCGCCAATGTGGTGCTGGAGGGTGAGACGTTCGACGCCGCCTATGCCCATGCCCGCAAGCTGGAGGCGGAACGCGGCTTCACATTCGTCCACCCGTTCGACGATCCGCGCATCATCGCTGGCCAGGGAACCGTTGCGCTGGAAATGCTGGCCGATGCGCCGGATATCGACACGCTGGTCGTGCCGATCGGCGGCGGCGGCCTGATTTCCGGCGTGGCAACGGTTGCCCATGCGACGGGCCGCCCGATCGATGTGGTCGGCGTTCAGGCCGAACTGTTCCCGTCCATGTACAATGCCCGCAACGGCACCACCCTGGCGTGCGAGGGCGATACGCTGGCGGAGGGGATCGCGGTCAAGCAACCCGGCGGTCACACGCGCCAGATCGTCGAGGCGCTGGTCAACGACATCGTGCTGGTCGGCGAACGGCATCTGGAAGAGGCGGTCAGCCTGCTCGTCCAGATCGAAAAGACGGTGGTCGAGGGCGCGGGCGCCGCTGGCCTTGCCGCGCTGCTGGCACATCCCGAACGCTTTGCCGGCAGGACCGTGGGCATCGTGCTGTGCGGCGGCAATATCGACACCCGGCTGCTGGCCAATGTCCTGCTGCGCGATCTGGCGCGTTCGGGCCGCCTCGCTCGCCTGCGCATCCGGCTTCAGGACCGGCCCGGCGCGCTCTATCATGTCGCCAAGATCTTTCACGATCAGGGCGTGAACATCATCGAGGTGTATCACCAGCGCGTGTTCACCACCCTGCCGGCCAAGGGGCTGATCACCGATATCGAATGCGAAACCCGCGACCGGGCGCATCTCGACCGGCTGATCCAGGCGCTGCGCGATGCCAGCTATGAGGTGAGCCAGGTCGAGCTGGCCTGA
- a CDS encoding response regulator transcription factor CtrA codes for MRVLLIEDEPTTAKAIELMLTTEGFNVYTTDLGEEGLDLGKLYDYDIILLDLNLPDMHGYDVLKKLRVARVQTPVLILSGINEMDSKVRSFGFGADDYVTKPFHRDELVARIHAVVRRSKGHSQSVIRTGKLAVNLDAKTVEVDGARVHLTGKEYAMLELLSLRKGTTLTKEMFLNHLYGGMDEPELKIIDVFICKLRKKLSMACEGENYIETVWGRGYVLRDSDADAGEPVAAVA; via the coding sequence ATGCGGGTATTGTTGATCGAGGACGAACCGACCACGGCCAAGGCGATTGAGCTGATGCTCACGACCGAGGGTTTCAATGTCTACACGACCGATCTGGGTGAAGAAGGCCTCGATCTTGGCAAGCTGTATGATTACGACATCATCCTGCTCGACCTGAACCTGCCCGACATGCACGGCTATGACGTGCTGAAGAAGCTGCGGGTGGCGCGGGTGCAGACGCCGGTGCTGATCCTGTCCGGCATCAATGAAATGGACAGCAAGGTCCGCTCGTTCGGCTTTGGCGCCGACGATTATGTGACCAAGCCGTTTCACCGCGACGAACTGGTCGCCCGCATCCACGCTGTCGTCCGCCGGTCAAAGGGTCATTCCCAGTCGGTCATCCGCACGGGCAAGCTGGCCGTGAACCTGGATGCCAAGACCGTCGAGGTCGATGGCGCCCGCGTTCACCTGACCGGCAAGGAATATGCGATGCTGGAGCTGCTTTCGCTCCGCAAGGGCACGACGCTGACCAAGGAAATGTTCCTGAACCACCTGTATGGCGGCATGGACGAACCCGAATTGAAGATCATCGACGTGTTCATCTGCAAGCTGCGCAAGAAGCTGAGCATGGCGTGCGAGGGCGAGAATTACATCGAGACCGTCTGGGGCCGCGGTTATGTGCTGCGCGATTCCGATGCGGACGCGGGGGAACCTGTCGCTGCCGTCGCCTGA
- the galB gene encoding beta-galactosidase GalB has translation MPKTIIRHWTALLLMMLAMVVTCGPATARDRVLIDTGWRFAKGEPAGSDAGLDYDVRPEVTQSADGKVADARPDAAVAVDARNARILKPWILPSANALIRDPARRHVRPTGDPGSDHPYVQAGYDDSQWQSVTLPHDWAITGPFLETGPYGGMGRLPSWGIGWYRRVLDIPASDRGKSIFLDIDGAMSYSTVWLNGRLVGGWPYGYNSYRLDLTPFVRFGEANQLAIRLDNPPESARWYPGGGLYRNVWLTKTDPVHVAHWGAVVTTPEVSAERATVKLDVTIDNDGAGLADAEVATTLYALDGQGRRTGKPVASIARAPVRVAADGQATASGSAVIEKPRLWGPPPTQVPNRYVAVTRVMQGGRVVDEVETRFGIRTIRFDPDRGIIVNGEHIRFQGVNNHHDLGALGAAFNTRAAERQLELLRDMGVNAVRMSHNPPAPELLELTDRMGFLVIDEVFDSWERKKTPLDFHLIFPDWHEPDLRAMLRRDRNHPSIVLWSVGNEVGEQYTGEEGAAIGRKLVQIVREEDLTRPTTSAMNFAKADMPLPGVVDVLNINYQGHGIRTLPSQYPAFRARFPDKAILHSESASALSSRGEYLFPVPGAISASVRPGAGGDPVTQQVSAYELFASDFGSSADRVWALDDQHPWNAGEFVWTGFDYLGEPTPYYGARSSYSGILDLAGFPKDRYWLYLSRWKPDLKFAHILPHWSWPGREGQVTPVHVFSSADEAELFVNGKSQGRLKRAPFAYRFRWDFVTYEPGEIRVETWKDGKTWASATRRTTGEPARLSAEADRTRIAGDGKDLSFITVRVLDKDGQVAPRAMTPLRVTVTGPGELVATDNGDPTSFVPFQSAERRAFNGMALAIVRARPGARGTITVRVEGDGVQPASVGIVTGNARQ, from the coding sequence GTGCCGAAAACGATCATCCGCCACTGGACGGCACTCCTGCTGATGATGCTGGCGATGGTGGTGACGTGCGGCCCGGCAACTGCGCGGGACCGCGTGCTGATCGACACCGGATGGCGCTTTGCGAAGGGCGAGCCAGCCGGCAGTGACGCGGGACTGGACTATGATGTCCGGCCCGAAGTTACCCAGAGCGCCGATGGCAAGGTTGCCGATGCGCGGCCCGACGCGGCAGTGGCCGTCGATGCCCGCAACGCCCGCATCCTGAAACCCTGGATCCTGCCCAGCGCCAATGCCCTGATCCGCGATCCGGCCCGCCGCCATGTGCGCCCTACCGGCGATCCGGGCAGCGACCATCCCTATGTGCAGGCCGGGTACGACGACAGCCAATGGCAATCCGTCACGCTGCCGCACGACTGGGCGATCACCGGCCCGTTCCTGGAAACCGGCCCCTATGGCGGGATGGGGCGCCTGCCGAGCTGGGGCATCGGCTGGTATCGCCGCGTCCTTGACATACCGGCCAGCGACCGGGGCAAGTCCATCTTCCTCGATATCGACGGGGCGATGTCCTATTCGACGGTGTGGCTGAACGGTCGGCTCGTCGGCGGCTGGCCCTATGGCTATAACAGCTATCGGCTGGACCTGACCCCCTTTGTCCGGTTTGGCGAGGCGAACCAGCTTGCCATCCGTCTCGACAATCCGCCGGAAAGTGCCCGCTGGTATCCGGGCGGCGGCCTGTATCGCAACGTCTGGCTGACCAAGACCGACCCCGTCCATGTCGCACACTGGGGCGCGGTCGTCACGACGCCGGAAGTGTCGGCCGAGCGCGCTACGGTGAAGCTGGACGTGACGATCGACAATGATGGCGCAGGGCTGGCGGATGCAGAGGTTGCGACGACGCTCTATGCGCTGGACGGTCAGGGACGGCGTACCGGCAAGCCGGTGGCCAGCATCGCGCGTGCGCCCGTCCGCGTCGCTGCCGATGGTCAGGCGACCGCCAGCGGGTCTGCCGTGATCGAAAAGCCGCGCCTGTGGGGGCCGCCGCCGACCCAGGTGCCGAACCGCTATGTCGCAGTGACGCGCGTGATGCAGGGCGGGCGTGTGGTGGACGAGGTGGAAACCCGCTTCGGCATCCGAACGATCCGCTTCGATCCCGATCGCGGCATCATCGTCAATGGCGAGCATATCCGGTTTCAGGGGGTGAACAATCACCACGACCTTGGCGCGCTGGGCGCGGCGTTCAACACGCGCGCGGCCGAACGTCAGCTGGAATTGCTGCGCGACATGGGCGTCAACGCCGTCCGCATGAGCCATAATCCGCCTGCGCCGGAACTGCTTGAGCTGACCGACCGGATGGGTTTTCTGGTCATCGACGAGGTGTTCGACAGCTGGGAGCGGAAAAAGACACCGCTCGATTTCCACCTGATCTTTCCCGACTGGCACGAGCCGGACCTGCGCGCAATGCTGCGCCGCGACCGCAATCATCCCAGCATCGTCCTGTGGAGCGTCGGCAACGAGGTGGGCGAGCAATATACGGGCGAGGAAGGGGCGGCGATCGGCCGCAAGCTGGTGCAGATCGTGCGCGAGGAGGACCTGACCCGCCCGACGACCAGCGCGATGAACTTTGCCAAGGCGGACATGCCGCTGCCCGGCGTCGTCGATGTGCTGAACATCAATTATCAGGGGCATGGCATCCGTACGCTGCCCAGCCAGTATCCGGCGTTCCGCGCGCGCTTTCCCGACAAGGCGATCCTGCATTCGGAAAGCGCATCGGCCCTGTCCAGCCGCGGCGAGTATCTGTTCCCCGTGCCCGGCGCCATCAGCGCCAGCGTGCGGCCGGGGGCGGGCGGCGATCCGGTGACCCAGCAGGTCAGCGCATATGAGCTGTTCGCATCCGATTTCGGATCATCGGCAGACCGCGTCTGGGCGCTGGACGATCAGCATCCGTGGAATGCGGGCGAGTTCGTGTGGACGGGCTTCGACTATCTGGGCGAGCCGACCCCCTATTATGGGGCGCGCAGTTCCTATTCCGGCATCCTCGACCTCGCCGGTTTCCCCAAGGACCGCTATTGGCTCTATCTGTCGCGGTGGAAGCCCGACCTGAAATTCGCACATATCCTGCCGCATTGGAGCTGGCCAGGGCGCGAGGGGCAGGTGACGCCGGTCCATGTCTTTTCCAGCGCGGACGAGGCGGAGCTGTTCGTCAACGGCAAGTCGCAGGGGCGGCTTAAGCGTGCGCCTTTCGCCTATCGCTTTCGCTGGGATTTCGTGACCTATGAGCCGGGCGAAATCCGCGTGGAAACATGGAAGGACGGCAAGACTTGGGCCAGCGCCACGCGGCGGACTACCGGCGAACCCGCGCGGCTTTCGGCAGAGGCGGACCGCACGCGGATTGCGGGGGATGGCAAGGATCTGTCATTCATCACCGTCCGGGTGCTGGACAAGGACGGTCAGGTCGCGCCCCGCGCCATGACCCCGCTGCGCGTCACGGTAACCGGACCGGGCGAGCTGGTTGCCACCGACAATGGCGATCCGACCAGTTTCGTGCCGTTCCAGTCGGCGGAGCGCCGCGCCTTTAACGGCATGGCGCTGGCGATCGTCCGGGCACGACCGGGCGCCCGGGGCACGATCACGGTGCGGGTCGAGGGCGACGGGGTTCAGCCGGCCAGCGTCGGCATCGTCACCGGCAACGCCCGGCAATGA
- a CDS encoding amidohydrolase family protein, whose product MTLRIAALAAAALIPATPALADALVDNVQGVALDEQGRTVRFTGILIDKQGKVVRLLKDGEKRPERPDWRADMKGGIAIPGMIDAHGHVMDLGFRALQLDLFDTRSLDEALEKLRVYAAANPNARWIIGGGWNQERWGLGRFPTAAELDAVVGDRPVWLGRTDGHAGWANSAAMREAGVTAATKSPAGGRIEKGAGGRPSGVFVDAAMALIQDKVPQPTPRERAQAFLKAQDALLSMGVTATADMGTTTDDWLTYRQMGDTGNLRVRIMSYAANIGPALAVGGAGPTPWLYDDKLRMGGIKLYTDGALGSRGAWLKADYADKPGERGLGFLTDAQLKNLMTRGAMDGFQIAVHAIGDRANQQVLDAIDELSETYGGDRRWRIEHAQVIEMKDLPRITQHTTIASMQPVHQTSDREMAEARLGPARLDGAYAWNTILKAGGRMAFGSDYPVENPNPFVGWAAAFTRQDPAGQPAGGWRVQDAVTREQAWRFFTTDAAYAGFAEERFGTLAPGKRADFLIVDRDPTQAAPEALRETQVLETWVGGQQVWRRQ is encoded by the coding sequence ATGACGCTTCGCATCGCCGCACTGGCGGCCGCCGCCCTGATCCCCGCAACCCCCGCGCTGGCCGATGCGCTGGTCGATAATGTTCAGGGCGTGGCGCTGGACGAACAGGGGCGCACGGTGCGCTTTACCGGCATCCTGATCGACAAGCAGGGCAAGGTCGTCCGACTGCTGAAGGATGGCGAGAAGCGGCCGGAGCGGCCGGACTGGCGAGCGGATATGAAGGGGGGCATCGCGATCCCCGGCATGATCGATGCGCATGGCCATGTCATGGACCTGGGCTTTCGCGCGCTTCAGCTTGACCTGTTCGACACCCGCTCGCTGGACGAGGCGCTGGAAAAGTTGCGCGTCTATGCCGCGGCCAATCCCAATGCCCGCTGGATCATCGGCGGGGGATGGAACCAGGAACGCTGGGGCCTGGGCCGCTTTCCGACGGCGGCCGAACTGGACGCGGTGGTCGGCGACCGGCCGGTCTGGCTGGGCCGTACCGATGGCCATGCCGGATGGGCGAACAGCGCTGCGATGCGCGAGGCGGGCGTGACCGCCGCCACCAAGAGCCCGGCCGGCGGTCGCATCGAAAAGGGCGCGGGCGGCCGGCCGTCTGGCGTGTTCGTCGACGCCGCCATGGCGCTGATCCAGGACAAGGTGCCGCAGCCGACCCCGCGCGAGCGGGCGCAGGCTTTCCTGAAGGCGCAGGACGCGCTGCTGTCGATGGGCGTCACCGCGACCGCCGACATGGGCACGACGACCGACGACTGGCTGACCTATCGCCAGATGGGCGACACCGGCAATCTGCGGGTGCGCATCATGTCCTATGCCGCCAATATCGGCCCGGCGCTGGCCGTTGGCGGGGCGGGGCCGACGCCATGGCTGTATGACGACAAGCTGCGCATGGGCGGGATCAAGCTGTATACCGATGGCGCGCTGGGCAGCCGGGGCGCGTGGCTGAAGGCGGATTATGCCGACAAGCCGGGCGAGCGCGGCCTGGGATTCCTGACCGATGCGCAGCTCAAGAACCTGATGACGCGCGGGGCGATGGACGGGTTTCAGATCGCCGTTCACGCCATTGGCGACCGCGCGAACCAGCAGGTGCTGGATGCCATCGACGAACTGTCCGAGACCTATGGCGGCGACCGGCGCTGGCGCATCGAGCACGCGCAGGTGATCGAGATGAAGGATCTGCCCCGGATCACGCAGCACACGACCATCGCGTCGATGCAGCCGGTGCATCAGACCAGCGACCGGGAAATGGCCGAGGCGCGGCTTGGCCCGGCGCGGCTGGACGGGGCCTATGCGTGGAACACCATCCTGAAGGCGGGCGGGCGCATGGCGTTCGGGTCCGATTATCCGGTGGAAAACCCCAATCCGTTCGTCGGATGGGCGGCGGCGTTCACGCGGCAGGACCCGGCGGGTCAGCCCGCAGGCGGCTGGCGCGTGCAGGATGCGGTGACGCGGGAACAGGCGTGGCGGTTTTTCACCACCGATGCCGCCTATGCCGGCTTTGCCGAAGAGCGGTTCGGCACGCTGGCCCCCGGCAAGCGGGCCGATTTCCTGATCGTCGACCGCGATCCCACCCAGGCGGCGCCAGAGGCGCTGCGCGAGACGCAGGTGCTGGAAACTTGGGTCGGCGGGCAGCAGGTCTGGCGGCGCCAGTAA